The Drosophila sechellia strain sech25 unplaced genomic scaffold, ASM438219v1 Y_36, whole genome shotgun sequence genome includes the window accagtgcagacaattcggaattttgagcaatcacagggtggggtccctccacagctgattgatcggattgctccgaatcttttttagctgccgatcttagcaacatatgcggatttgctgcgattgacagctgatcaatggtggagtcctgttgatcatttgcccgtggttgcggggtcttaggcagcctaccaccagcggcttttttgcgctttggagattcatctaatagtttaaggccattaaactgtgaattaagcgcggaaagaagatcatcggctcgacgaaaactatctctatctacgccaaaactgttgatcagttctttcaagccacctttagtttggcgcataaacgatttcatctcgttcgcaaccacaaggcaagcatcacaacagtaatttagatttttaccctttgctaggtcattacttgtacggccattaaatccagcgcacttagtatgcaccattttatcacatagccaacaagtcatttttggcaacaatttttataaaagcagacaacatttacggtttccatgtttatctgaaatcagaccactgtgcacgaaaacacaagatcaaaactttcaagcgagaTGTTGATAGAACTGCAcgagagcagtctgcacgctgagaaatttagattttgtgtgggagagcgaaaaagcaaagagaaagagccaaacaccactgcgaacaacgcacaaaaagggagagtactaatttgtatatttgtttaaactactgcacaaatcacaaaagaatcactcgcgaaggGAAcggatttttattattatgtttaaatatatgataattgatggtttggtttggttttggttctggtttgacaaacacaaaataaaaatcgggGCGCAATAAAATACACGACCGTTCCCTTTGAAAGCTATTAGACGACCATCTAACGATTCATCTAACCATGAGGACATCAACAACATCATGGCCCCGGAGCTACCGAACTTACTCAACAATCTTTCACAAACTGGTTCCAATTTCGACAAGCTGATTATGGAAGACAAATACGGAGCCTCACGATAGAATGGAACACACCCTAAAGTACCATACGAAAGTTTGAGTGTATTTTTGTATCACCGCTGAAAACGTACCTTTGCAATAACAAAGAATGACAATCTTCATCCCGGCCTCATCACCCGTCATATTCCTTCGTTGGTCCTCTCTTCACTCTTGGGAGGAGGAGTTTCCACTACAACTTTCCCACTCCCCGAAAACATCCAGACCCCGCTGAATGACAACGGATGACAACAACAACTTGTCAGCAGTCCACATACACGAATAACCACATATTGTGAAATAAGCTCATACACATgcttacacacacactttgaGCGTACATGGTAATGATAATGTTGCATCCTCTATCGAGGAGGAGGTCTACAGAAGAGCTGATTGGGTCGTCAGACGCGCTAAGGTTTGAATGAACGACAATGGCCTATCGAGGACAATGATTCGAAATGTCGCGTATATCGCGTATCGAAAACTGTAATCGATAGTCAGTATTTTAAGGAGAACGTATGTTGTGCACCGGCCGCCACGCCAGTAGGTATCACAAGGAGATCAACGCGACAGCAACTGTGGTATgcgccgtaattgtgacacactactaccctccacgcgagggcggctggaaacaggctcttagtcaggtcatgtctctgctaagagtgctggctaatggtagttgggctggagctggtaactctcaaaaatttccacacctcCGGGCCGGACTAAGGTGTGATTCGACCCGTGCCGAGAGTCTGCCAAGCTGGGGGCCCGTGAAACAACTAGCCCAGTCGCTAACGGACAGTGTGGCGTCCGCCCGGTCTagttagccttacccgggtactgcGGATTTCTGCCCGAGTGGACCgtttatttctctgcaactcgtgggtactatgaacaatagaccaaaaaacattaaaataccGCAGGCCTTGACTGCGGGAAATGTCGCAAGACAATTTAAGGACCGTCTCCTTGACGGAGAGCGGCCTACTTCGGTGGTAACACCAAAAAATATTCCTTAACGGAATGTGCAAACGGCACAAGCACGGCCAGTTGCGGTAGGGAAGAATCGGGCAGCACACCGAGtcactcgaatgtggtccaagccggccaagcgggacgggctaaaaacccattaccACAACTTGGTCAGCCTGGGGATCGGGATGACCCTAACCGTAAAGGGCTGAGCGGGgccagaacgaagtggtatATTCGTTACCTTCAGCAGGGAAACTCACCCGCAGAAGGtttgtctctggccaagacaccgcagccgctGGAGCAAAGGCCCAACTCTGCTTCGAAGCGGCAAAcgcctaagaggcagaaggtggagaagagcaggccactgactgctccATTCGATGTcccaagtacctcaagggctgcaaaggcaactgaggtaagcaagccatcatatgctgccgtaactggggccattaaagttgcggtcgtaccagaggggtaccccaaagtcgtcctcagcagtgagaacctctcacagctcgaggaGGCACTACTGGAGGAAGTAGTCCTCTCCGTttgggattctccaatcaagtttggaggaatccacttcagggtgggccacctgatagtggactgccgcaacgcaaccactgctgagtggctgcaatcagcagtccccagcctcagtaagtggagcggtgtctccctggaggtaagGATGGGCGACGACTTGCTATCGTCATACAACATCACCACCTTCTGCCGCAGGACAGgagacaaaacaacaaagtggatcatggaacTGATCATGAAACAaaatgacttggacactgagaactTGGCTtctcatatcaaggaagaatgaAGATATAttctcaggagctaggcatggaactagacctgctgagtaaggaagaagcgataccggtggatggtgatctgggtatctccagatcagcaacgccgacgatggagccgatcatTTAATGGTCGGGAGTACAGGGATAGCTTGAACAACCATCGCGCCAAGGTGGACTCGGCTTTGCTGGCATGGATGTTCACCAAACATCATCTTGGGCTAGCCCTGGTACAGGAACCCTGGTATAACCCGGGAATAAAAGGACTATACGTGAAGAACGCCAAGGTAATTTGGGATCAAAGGGCTTCTAGTCCTAGAGCCTGTATCCATGTAGAagttttattataatatactTACAGAATTTCTCTCGCGTGACTGTATACCGATCGTGGAAGCagatgtgggagcagccaagaagactgtggtgcccaccgcccgaaaCCACTGCACTGGCTGAATACTGCAAGAGGACACactcacccatcatcatcggatgtgatgcaaatgcacatcacgtgatatgtGGCAGCAGCGACGTGAACCAAAGAGGTGGGTCACccttagaatttatcttgaatttatcggcaatgttccgacatttgttaccagggtaagatctgagcatatatcagtggcttcgcatataagggactggcacgtatctcctgaggagtcagtgtcagatcacagaattatccgatttaacatagggctaaatctagaatgtagaaagcgcaatcccaggaatacaAACTGGGAAGGGTTTaatgcctccttactgcgAGATCCAGTTACTAGGGTAACcgggaaactccgtaccactctagaactggaggccgccgtagaagatattaactcgtgtcttactaacgcgtttagagaaaactgctcccttgaccgagccaagagggataaagatgctccatggtggaacgaccaattggagaaATTATggaaagcgaccaggcgtctctttaacaaagcaaaaagataagggaactgggatgcctaccggCATAAACTGACcatgtataaccatgagatcagGAAAGCCAAAAGAAGGAATTATAGAACGTTCTGTgaggcaatagtaaacacatGTGAAGGCGAAAGACTTCACAGAGCAATCTTCAAAGAAGTGCcagaatcaaatcaggcaCTACGAACGGAGGATAACTACTATACCataggaagtaaggagaaacCACTACTGACAACTCACTTTCCGggaagcacgcttcaaacggatgGGAATCCCACGGTAACGGCACAAAGTAGACCGTCTCctactgattgggccaaagcaaaattaatagtaacaacggagagattaagatgagcaattggtacattccacccctacaaatctcctggTCCAGATGTCATTTagccaatcctgctacaacgaGCGCTAAATCGGCTCGCAAtgccgatcaggaaaatactgatcagcagcctagctttaggacacatacctactgcctcgagtatagcaaaagtggtcttcattcgaaaagctggaaagaaagacatcactgatccgaaGTTGTTCTTGACATcgtttttgaaaaaaaaacgttgGCAAAGTTGGTTGATGTCAGCATTAGAGGCACTTtgcttgtagagcatccgctccaacggacgcagcatgcctacagggcgggcagatcaactgacactgccctatatcacctTAAAATccttattgaggattcacctactcataaggaagtggcgttatgtaccttcttagacatacagggtgcattcgacaataTCTCCCATGAGGCtgtcaacgcatccctggcaagaagaggactagatgcaacaaccaccagatggatcaaatcactactAGCATCTAGGCGAACCATGCCtactataggaggacagtcgtccacagtatctaccacaaggagttgcccccaagggggtgtcctctcgcctctcttgtggagcttgctggtagacgagttgctggacTCACTGACCTGCAGATGTATACTTTGCCAaggctatgctgacgatattgtcattatagctaaaggtaaatatgaggaaacactctgcgatatcattcaactgggcctcaatatgaccagcgaatggCGCAAAGAATtaggcctgagcctaaatcctagcaaaactgttattgttcctttcacaaataggtacaaggtacagagaatgaaggcaacaaccctgtcagaatgtcgcatagaggccagcaGAGAATTTAAGTATCTTGGGATAACCCTCGACTCCAAACTTAGCTTCAAAACTCGTGTCGATAACACAATTcataagtgcaccagagcacttttcacgtgtagaACCTCACCATgcataataagatggctgtacATCATGGTAGTCAGACTCATACTATCCTATGGGgtaatagcctggggtgataTTGAACGCCTTAGCATCACTAAGGTGAAACTTCTTAAGCTGCAAAGAATGGCCTCCATATGCATGACAGGAGCAATGCGTacctgtcccactgcagccctagaagtactaaAAGAGGTAACGCCGCTATatatcgtcattgaaatgaaacggaaagccaccctaatatgaattgagggagcaggaaatgactgcaacctcacaagaaaggatgctgtaagcctaaaaagggatatccctttgctgatgcaaccaagTGATGaacaccgtgcgcattttaactggccttcttacggggcactgccgacttTGCAGTCACTTGCATAAGATTTGCATTGTCGCTTCTGTTGCATTGAGTAGGATagctctgcacatattatatgtgactgcatggcgctttccatcagtaggaacagactcctgggcatttatgtagtcccacgggaaacaattgcagtcctgaaccccaataaaattctggcatttatacagtgcattggacttcaaggagatctttgagtcatgaaggggtagtacaataggTCAGACTGGGTCGCTgtacacatagaaacccacttaataataataataatttttagcTTAATGTGTACAGGCACATTGTTTTTCGCCACCGCAATGTTAAAAATTAGCCGGGAAAACTTTACATTTTCACACACTGCGGTGAGCTAGAGTTAGGTAAGTTCCAATTGTTATAACGATGAATTCTTATAGAATAAAATCTTGATCATCATCGCGAAGCAATGCTTCACGGCCTTTTTGTTAACTAAATAATCTTAATGTCTActaaacgaattaaaaaaacacacactttGAGCGTACATGGTATCGAAAATTCTAGAATTAGATTTCACCATGATGATATATCCTCTATTGTGCGTGGTAGTCAGCTTTACATTTGTAGCTTTGAAAGAACCGTTATAGCGAGGCATTGTTGCCGATGCCTAGCGCAGTTTCGGCGTCAAGAAAAAGAAGTTATTGCGACGCAGGTGCATTTTGATCATGCGTAGACACACTCTTAAAAACGGAGAATAAACAAGAAGCCataaaagaaataatatttaCCTAATCTCTCTGGAAATATAACATATAATTAAGCCAACTGACTACGTGAAGTTACGGCACATTTATAACTAGCTCTCGTGCGGCAAACAGAGAAACGATCTCGATAAATACGGCCTTACTGCAACAAAATGTATGTCCGCGCAGAACCTGTTGGTCAGACACACAACTGGAATTGGTTCCCGACGAGATAAGGTCGGCGGAAGCTGAAAAGGATGTCGCTAGCACGAGCTACATTCGAGGGTTGGTGCCCTACCTGGACAAGAACGCACTGTGCATGCCGTACTGTGCGAGGAGGCCCGTAATACTGTGCTATATTACCAGGACGAGATTCTGGGTCACCAAGATGAGGAGTGTGATGTGGATATTCATTTCATCGTGCCACGTGTGCAAGTTGCAGAGAGGCCGGCCAATGCCGCCGATAATGGGACCCCATTCGGAAGACAGACTGGATGTGGCTGGATGGTCCTTTAATTGGACTACtttgggccacttttggtggCCTTGTTCACGAGCTTGAGGACAAGGACGATTCATGTGGAGCTGGCGCATGACCTGTCAACGGATTCCTGCATTATTGCGATCAGGAACTTCCTCTGCTACGAGGACCAGACTGCGCAGCTACTACGGCCAGAACTTTGTGAGAGCTGACAGGGAAGCCAGACGCTTTGGTGACGTGTTCGAGATGGAAAAGATTCAGAGCAGATTCAAGCAGAAGCATCGAATGGGTGAGTCCGTCTGAGGGTGGAGTATGGGAACGCATGGTCAGTCATACCCTGAAAGAAGTTGGGCCAGGGCACCATGTACTTGAGTCTCCTGATTCAGGCGGAGAATATCGTGAATTCGCCTCCGCTTACCCATTTGCCTGATGGCCTACTCAAGGGAGTGGAAAATCTGTGGTGAACGTGATTCGCCTGGATTGGATGCGGAGCTGACCAAATTTCTAAGAGAGCGCAGTGGAGGCTTGTTAACCTGCAACGAGATCATTTCTGTCGGAGGTGGGAGTATCTGCCTACGCTTGTTCGCCGACAGAAGTGGTGTCGAAGAACAGAGCCCATCCACCAGGGTGATATGGTCTTCGTCTGCGATTCAGACTTTCCCCGACGAGAGTGATACAAGGGCATCGAGGAGGAGGTCTACAGAGAAGCTGATTGGGTCGTCAGACGCGTTAAGGTTCGAATGAACGACAATAGCCATTCGAGGACAATGATTAGAAATGTCGCGTATTGAAAATTGTAGTCGATAGTCAGTATTTTAAGGTGAACCGGTTTAAATGTGaatgatttaaatttgttagCTTAATGTGTGCAGGCACAATTTTTTTTCGCCATCGCAATGAGGGAAATTAGCCGAGAAAACTTAACATTTTCACATACTGCGGTGAGCTAGAGTAAAGTTAGTTTCAATTGTTATAACGATGAATTCTTACAAAATAAAACCTTAGCCATTTAAGTCAGCTCCTTTCGCGCGACGGCAGTCTTAAGAACAAACAATAGTGTGATGGAGTTCGAGGATTTTGAATCGAGAGCTTGAAAGAGAAACAAAgtgaataaaaatataacaatgtGTAACGCCAAATTGGTCAACAACAATATAACAACTTTTAGATTATAAGCCAACACAAGtagttttttggttttatattATCACTAATTGAAACATtgcaataattattttttaaagatttGGACATCTGGCCAAGTATAAGaatataatactaagagaacgCGACCGTTTAGCGGGAGAAGTTGTGGACTTAGAAAAACGATTAGCCACAAATCGATATTACTCAGAAAACTTGGAATACATCATTCGAAATAATGAAGATGCTATGAGCAAAATGGCTTCTCGAGCTAAATTTGCTGAAGGCGAACGCCTAAATGTAGAATCTAAGCTAAGAGCTTTAATGAAGACCATGGAAGAACAAAAAGAAGCACATGGAAAGACTATGATGAAACTGGATATTGCGAATAGAGAATTATCAGAAACGACACGTAAACTCAGTCAAAAAATTTCGGACTATGACAGACAGAGGGTCCACCTAGATAAATATAGAAGTGAAGTTAACGCATTAAATAAGGCAATGCACAAAAATGAAGATGACATAGCCGACCtaactaaaaatcaaaaaaataacGAGGAAATGATAAAGCAGTTAAGGcttattgaaaaagaaaaatcaaatgccGTTTCTCAATTAACCAGCAGGCTTAAAAAATCTATTGAAGATCAAAATAATGCGACAACAAGAATGTACAAACTAAATAGAAAAGTCATGATGTTAAATAGTGAAATATTAAGGCTTaagtatattatttaaaatataatgaTTATTCTGtaataaaatgattttttcttaGAAACAACATTAATTCTCTGGAGAAGGATGTCTTGAATGCAAATGGCCGAACGGATGATATTCGTCGTATCAAAGAGACATTGCAACGTGAACGTGATAGCCTTAGAAGtgatattataaaattaaataacacAATGGCGGACTTAAAACATGATATGATGTTAAAGGCAAATATGATAAGTTCCTTAAACCTCGATATGAACAAACTA containing:
- the LOC116803457 gene encoding centromere-associated protein E-like — protein: MVSKILELDFTMMIYPLLFGHLAKYKNIILRERDRLAGEVVDLEKRLATNRYYSENLEYIIRNNEDAMSKMASRAKFAEGERLNVESKLRALMKTMEEQKEAHGKTMMKLDIANRELSETTRKLSQKISDYDRQRVHLDKYRSEVNALNKAMHKNEDDIADLTKNQKNNEEMIKQLRLIEKEKSNAVSQLTSRLKKSIEDQNNATTRMYKLNRKVMMLNSEILRLKNNINSLEKDVLNANGRTDDIRRIKETLQRERDSLRSDIIKLNNTMADLKHDMMLKANMISSLNLDMNKLNVKLDEAYILKSKAEKERDEMAQEMETLHERIENYQAAVAPDSLSAEADTEASFNLAHDSLKELDLNQMGSELRDQFKD